The genomic region ATTATATACAATTGACTGTTTTTTTTGGATTTTAATTTTTGGACTTCCTGCAATTCCCGGCTTAATTATACGGGAATTTTTTAATGCGCTGACGGGAAAAGCATTTTTAGGTTTAACACCTTATTCTATACTCGCATTATTATTAACTACCGCTTTTGTTCAGATTGTCGTTTTGTTTGCCGGACGTTTAACTAAAACTCAACACCGTTTTATTATTAGTTCTTTAGTCAGACATAATCTCTGGGAACAGATTTTTAATCGTCCTAGTCCAGAATCTTTAGTCATTCCGGGTAAAGAAAATAGTTCTATTTCTTCAGGTGAAGCAATTACTTATTTTCGGGATGATGTTGATCAAATTGAAGATAATATAGCGGTTATTTCTGAAATTACCGGATCGGGACTATTTGCTTTAGGTTCTCTGGCAATTCTTTTCTCTGTTAATGCTCGTATTACTTTATTCTTTTTCTTACCATTAATGGGTATTACGGTGATTGTGCGCCAAGCTGAACAGAAAATCAAACAGTATCGCCGAGCAAGTCGTCAAGCGACAGAACAAGTAACGGGTTTAGTCGGAGAAATATTTACCGGAGTTCAAGCGATAAAGGTAGCAGGTGCAGAATCTTTTCTACTGAATCATTTTGCTAAACTAAACGATCATCGTCGTCAAATGATGGTACGAGATCAGTTATTGAGTGCTTTTCTAAACTCTTTATTTCAAAATACCCTCAGTTTTGGCACAGGTTTAATTTTGCTTTTTGCTTCTCAACTGATGCACTCCGGACAACAACAACTAACCGTAGGAGATTTTGCTTTATTTGTTTACAATCTAGCTTTTATCAGCGACTTTTTACATTTTTTTGGTCAAGTCATTGCTTTATTTAAACAAACTGAGGTTTCTTTTGAGAGATTATCCGCTTTTCTCCCAGATACTTCTCCTAATGTTTTAGTTACCCATAAACCTCTATATTTGGGTAACTTTTGGGAAAATCAACCAAAATTACCCCCCATTAGACAACCTAATTTACAGGAAAGTGAGCGTTTAGAAGAATTGCGAATTGAAAATTTAACTTATTATTATCCCAATAGTAATCAAGGAATTGAAAATATTAATTTGACGATTCAACGGGGAAGTTTTACAGTTATTAGTGGTAGTGTTGGCTCAGGAAAAACAACTCTTTTACGAGTTTTACTGGGATTATTACCCAAAGCTAAAGGAGACATTTATTGGAATCAACAATTAATTCAAAATCCTGATCAGTTTTTTATTCCTCCTCGCAGTGCTTATACTCCCCAGATTCCTCAACTATTTAGTAATACTTTAGAAGCTAATATTTTATTAGGATTAGACAAGGAAGAAACCGATTTAATTCAAGCCATTAAACAAGCCGTTTTCGACAGAGATCTTGCTAAAATGCCTCAAGGACTAGATACTTGGGTTGGAACAAGAGGAGTGAGACTCTCTGGGGGACAAATACAGCGTGTCGCTGCTGCTCGTATGTTTATACGGCAACCAGAATTATTAGTTTTTGATGATCTTTCAAGTTCTTTAGATGTGCAGACTGAACACCAATTATGGCAACGTCTTTTTAAAGGTTATTCTCAAAAAAGTGCAGATACTAAAAACTGGCATCCTACTTGTTTAATCGTATCTTATCGGCGTTCTATTTTACGTCGTGCTGACCAAATTGTTGTTCTTAAAAAAGGAAAAATTATTGCTAAAGGTAAATTAGAATACTTACTTAAAAATTGTGAAGAAATGCAAAAACTATGGAATTACAAGCAAGAAAAAGGCAGAAGCCAGGAAGTAAAAGAAAAAAGTTAATATTTATTAAAAATATAAAAATTAGAATTATTGCACAAATTACACTCAATATAAAATCATTTAATCAATAAACTTATCCTTATTCTGAAAATTTTAATACCACAGTTTTCTCGCTCAAATTGTAGGATGCGTCCCCGACGCATCATTGAATAATTATTAAAGAGGTATAATGAAGAAAATTTTGACTCGTTGCCGAAAAAATTTAGTAATTTTTTTAACCTTACTTAGTTTTAGTTTAACTGTAATGATAGGAACGTCTGGGGCACAAACTCCTATAAAAACGACAGAAATTTTATGGGATACTGATGATGTTCCTCATATTTATGCTAAAAATAATCAAGATCTTTTTTATGCGTTTGGTTGGGCACAAATGCACAGTCATGGCAATTTAATTTTACGTTTGTACGGTCAGGCTAGAGGAAAAGCGGCTTTATATTGGGGAGAAGATTATCTTCCCTCGGATCGCTGGGTGAGAATAATGGGAATTCCTGGGCGATCGCAAGAATGGTATGAAGCACAAGATCCTATTTTTCGAGATTATCTCGATCGCTTTGCTGCGGGAATGAATGCCTATGTCGAAAAGTATAGCGATCGCATTGATGACACAGTTAAACAAGTTTTACCCCTTACGGGGGTTGATGTGCTTGCCCATTTACAGCGCGTTCTTAATTTCTCGTTTGTGGTACATCCCGGCAGAGTAGCAGCATTAACAAAAGTACCAGAGGCTTTTCTGGAGCAATTTTATAGCTTTGCTCCAGAGGAAAAAGGACAAAAAATAACATATTCTCCTTTTTTGAGCGATATTGGGTCAAACGCTTGGGCAATTGCTCCGTCTCGTTCTGCTAGTGGTCACGCTCTCTTATTGACTAATCCTCATTTACCTTGGTCTGATTTTTTTCTCTGGTATGAAGCTCACTTAATTTCCCCTGATATTAACGCTTATGGAGCGACTTTAGTGGGAATCCCTGTACTTAATATGGCTTTTAATGAGCATTTGGGCTGGTCTCATACGGTTAATACTTATGATGGTTGGGATGCCTATGAGCTAACTTTAGAAGATGGGGGTTATCAATTCGACGATCGAGTTAAAGCGTTTACGACAGGACAGGAAATTTTAACCATCAAACAACAAAATAATCAGTTTCGTCAAGAATCTTTGACCATCAAGCAATCTGTTCATGGCCCTATAGTATTCGAGCAAGAGGGAGTGGCGATTGCGCTTCGGGTAGCCGGATTAACTGAAAGTGGCGCATTAGAACAATGGTGGAACATGGCAAAATCCCAAAATTTAAGCGAATTTGAAACAGCTTTACAACAATTACAAATCCCCATGTTTACGGTTATGTATGCCGATCGAGACGGGCATATTCTACATTTATTTAATGGTCATGTCCCAGTACGTTCTGAAGGCGATTTTAAGTTTTGGTCAGGATTAATACCTGGAAATACCTCTCAAACTTTATGGACGAAGTATCATTCTTATCAAGATTTGCCTAAAGTTTTAGATCCTCCCAGTGGTTGGTTACAGAATACTAATGATCCTCCTTGGTCAACTACTTTTCCGATTGCCATTAATGCCGATGATTATCCCCCTTATCTAGCTCCTCAAACCCCTATGGATTTACGGGCGCAGCATTCGGCTAAACTGCTGACATCAGATGAAAAAATTTCTCTAAAAGAAATGATTGAGTATAAACATTCAACCCATATGGAACTCGCTCAACGCTTGCTCGATGATTTAATTCCTCTTGCTCAAAGCCATAGTAACCCCTTAGTTCGTGAAGCGGCTCAAATTTTAGCAGATTGGAATTATCGGGCTGATGGAAATAGCCGAGGAGCGGTTTTGTTTGCTTTTTGGGCTGAAGCAATGGATTATTCTAATTTATTCGCTATTCCTTGGGATAAAAATTCTCCTTTAACTACTCCAGATGGGTTGGCTGATGCCCAAATGGCGATCGCTACTTTAGAAACAGTAGTGACTCAGGTAAAAAATAAATATGGGTCATTGTCTGTTCCTTGGGGTGAAGTTTTTCGCTTCGAGGCTCATGGTTTAGATTTACCGGGGAATGGAGGGTCTAGCGATTTAGGAATTTTTCGTCATTTTACCTTCATTCCTTCAGAAAATGGTCAATATAAAGCGGTTGGAGGAGAGTCTTATATTGCTGCGGTTGAGTTTTCCCAGCCGGTTCGCGCTCACGTTTTAAATAGTTATGGCAATAAAACTCAGCCGAGAACCTCTGCCAATCAAAAACAATTAAAGTTAACCTCTGAAAAGCAGTTAAGACCGGCTTGGTATTCCCGTCAAGATGTTGAACGTCATTTAGTTGAGCGTTGTGTACTTTATTGAACTGGCTCTCTCGTACCTTTGGACTTTGGACAAACGAGAACCCTAATTAGCGTATATATCGCTCTTCTGTCACTCTAGTTTTTTAAATGTTAAATAAAATCAATGTTAGCATCCCTCAAAATACGGTTTATACTGGTTCATTAAAGCCATGAGAATAGAAAAACTTTCGCTCAAAGAAGGAATACGAAATATTTTTAGCCAAGGACTGATTAAAGATAGAAATATAACAGGTTGAATAATTAAACGTAAATTATTTAAAACATTTTTCCAGCCTTTTTCTTTATTCCACCAAGGATGTTTTTTATATATCTTTATAAGCCTCGCAGTAATTATCTATAAACGTGACGGTGGTCTGGGTTGCTCTCGGAGCATTCATGCTTAGTTCCCTTCTGTCTTTAATTTTAGACTTTTTCTTCTATTCTACTCATTTGTGACAACTTAAGAGAATAAAACAGATGTCAAGGAAAGTTTTCAGATGATTAGGGGCGGAAGGGAAAGGAAAGACTAACTTTATCCTAAAATAAGAAGAGAGAAACTATGATTAACTTCCAATGAGTCGAAAAGCCAACCGCGACCACGCCAAAAGGCAACAACGCCCTATAATGGAAGATGAAGTAATTTCGTCCCAAATAGCGGCTTTATTAACTCCAGCACTGGAAAAACAGAAAAAATATTGCCGCCAGTTAGGTCTGCGAGACAGAATATTGACCCTTCCCCTAATGGTGGCGGCTATATTAACGATGTTGTGGAGAGACGTAGTAGGGGTTAGGGAATTAACAAGAATATTAGCCAGAGAAGGTTTTTTGTGGTGTGACTCCCAAAAAGTTAGTCAACAGGCTTTATCAAAAAGATTTTTAACTTTTCCGGCTGAATTGTTTGAAAAAGTTTTTAAAGAAATACTACCATTATTAAAGGAAAAATGGCACAGTAGAAATAGGCGGCCACTCCCAGAAAGTGTTCAATTCACTTTAACTAAATTTGAAAAAATTTGGATAGCAGATGGTTCAACTCTAGAAGCTTTATTCAAAAAATTAAAAAGTATATTCGGATGTTCCCCAAGGTAAATTAGCTGGAAAAATTGGAGTAGTTATTGACTTAGTGACTAGACTACCCGTAGAAATTTGGTTTAAAGAGAACCCGAAAACTAATGATACGAAATTTGAAGAAGATTTATTAGGGTTAGTAACACCTTCAACTTTATTATTGTTAGATAGAGGTTTTTATCATTTCTCTTTTTGGCTCCAATTAATAGCCCAAAACATTCATTTTATAAGTCGGATAAAAAAAGGTGCAGCCATTAAAGTATTAGAAGTTTTTACAGAGGGCTATTCTCTGCGTGACCGTAAGATAAGTCTGGGGTCTGGGGTCTGGGACTAAAACAACTCCTTATATAACTCTACGTTTGGTTGAAGTAAAGTCAGGTAAAGTTTGGCATTCTTACTTGACTTCAGTTTTAGAACCTGAAAATTTACCTCCCTATGTGGTGGCCGATTTATATCGAAAAAGATGGCGAATCGAAGAAGCATTTAATACCAATTCTCCATGAAGATGCACTAAACTAAAAGAAGCGATCAAGTTTGGTGAAAAG from Gloeothece citriformis PCC 7424 harbors:
- a CDS encoding ATP-binding cassette domain-containing protein; amino-acid sequence: MFWSNKTVSRLKSWQLLGHLITYAPRLYTIDCFFWILIFGLPAIPGLIIREFFNALTGKAFLGLTPYSILALLLTTAFVQIVVLFAGRLTKTQHRFIISSLVRHNLWEQIFNRPSPESLVIPGKENSSISSGEAITYFRDDVDQIEDNIAVISEITGSGLFALGSLAILFSVNARITLFFFLPLMGITVIVRQAEQKIKQYRRASRQATEQVTGLVGEIFTGVQAIKVAGAESFLLNHFAKLNDHRRQMMVRDQLLSAFLNSLFQNTLSFGTGLILLFASQLMHSGQQQLTVGDFALFVYNLAFISDFLHFFGQVIALFKQTEVSFERLSAFLPDTSPNVLVTHKPLYLGNFWENQPKLPPIRQPNLQESERLEELRIENLTYYYPNSNQGIENINLTIQRGSFTVISGSVGSGKTTLLRVLLGLLPKAKGDIYWNQQLIQNPDQFFIPPRSAYTPQIPQLFSNTLEANILLGLDKEETDLIQAIKQAVFDRDLAKMPQGLDTWVGTRGVRLSGGQIQRVAAARMFIRQPELLVFDDLSSSLDVQTEHQLWQRLFKGYSQKSADTKNWHPTCLIVSYRRSILRRADQIVVLKKGKIIAKGKLEYLLKNCEEMQKLWNYKQEKGRSQEVKEKS
- a CDS encoding acylase, which codes for MKKILTRCRKNLVIFLTLLSFSLTVMIGTSGAQTPIKTTEILWDTDDVPHIYAKNNQDLFYAFGWAQMHSHGNLILRLYGQARGKAALYWGEDYLPSDRWVRIMGIPGRSQEWYEAQDPIFRDYLDRFAAGMNAYVEKYSDRIDDTVKQVLPLTGVDVLAHLQRVLNFSFVVHPGRVAALTKVPEAFLEQFYSFAPEEKGQKITYSPFLSDIGSNAWAIAPSRSASGHALLLTNPHLPWSDFFLWYEAHLISPDINAYGATLVGIPVLNMAFNEHLGWSHTVNTYDGWDAYELTLEDGGYQFDDRVKAFTTGQEILTIKQQNNQFRQESLTIKQSVHGPIVFEQEGVAIALRVAGLTESGALEQWWNMAKSQNLSEFETALQQLQIPMFTVMYADRDGHILHLFNGHVPVRSEGDFKFWSGLIPGNTSQTLWTKYHSYQDLPKVLDPPSGWLQNTNDPPWSTTFPIAINADDYPPYLAPQTPMDLRAQHSAKLLTSDEKISLKEMIEYKHSTHMELAQRLLDDLIPLAQSHSNPLVREAAQILADWNYRADGNSRGAVLFAFWAEAMDYSNLFAIPWDKNSPLTTPDGLADAQMAIATLETVVTQVKNKYGSLSVPWGEVFRFEAHGLDLPGNGGSSDLGIFRHFTFIPSENGQYKAVGGESYIAAVEFSQPVRAHVLNSYGNKTQPRTSANQKQLKLTSEKQLRPAWYSRQDVERHLVERCVLY